A single window of Rhodoflexus caldus DNA harbors:
- a CDS encoding WG repeat-containing protein, giving the protein MRLFVFLIILCLSGVFSPVMAQKKMPKDAGTLPSGVNRQPATNNPMRRNAPVFPESKKPVDSAALAAASAPIIQAAPAFEQLDSAFISATGRNLIIIRQNNLEGIANDTGKIILAPAYDRVSFFNNKDSSCTRWEGILKVQKGGAVGLIHYNGKPITVLDYQDISLLPASCSGTHPASMVAKVKQLGKFGLINGKGEVLIRPSYDDVLMLADEQGKATNPEIVLVRRQNKYGMMELRNGQVLKTEFERIEFLQHLEKEVKGKTEKELLLRLKINDKYSFLNISSKFQSEPEWDELLAFGSGWAAVRKGDKWGFINEEGKNKISCQYEATLGFRQGGAPVRKNGKWGIINADKKEVFALQADQMEFLVQPESKRRHSDYVLSLVKIERNGKTGVIDTQGRPIIPCEYDSLEYVPRTGGFKVTKDGKEQFVALPDAPAKK; this is encoded by the coding sequence ATGCGCTTATTTGTTTTTTTGATAATCCTCTGCCTGTCAGGCGTTTTTTCTCCGGTAATGGCTCAAAAGAAAATGCCCAAAGATGCGGGAACGCTGCCTTCGGGCGTTAATCGGCAACCTGCCACCAATAACCCTATGCGGCGCAATGCACCCGTATTTCCCGAATCCAAAAAACCTGTGGACAGTGCTGCGCTGGCTGCTGCATCTGCGCCTATCATACAGGCTGCGCCTGCTTTTGAGCAACTCGATTCGGCATTTATCAGCGCCACAGGCAGAAACTTGATTATCATCAGGCAAAACAATTTGGAAGGAATTGCCAACGATACAGGCAAAATAATACTTGCACCGGCTTACGACCGCGTCAGTTTTTTCAACAACAAAGATTCCTCTTGCACACGCTGGGAGGGTATTTTGAAAGTACAAAAAGGCGGTGCCGTCGGTTTGATTCACTACAACGGCAAACCTATTACCGTACTTGACTATCAGGACATCAGTCTTTTGCCTGCCAGTTGTTCCGGTACGCATCCGGCCTCTATGGTTGCCAAAGTAAAACAGTTAGGCAAATTCGGGTTGATTAACGGCAAAGGCGAGGTGCTGATTCGCCCCAGCTACGACGATGTGCTAATGCTTGCCGATGAGCAAGGCAAAGCCACCAATCCTGAAATTGTGCTGGTGCGCCGCCAAAATAAATACGGCATGATGGAGCTGCGCAACGGTCAGGTACTGAAAACCGAGTTTGAACGCATTGAATTTCTGCAACATCTGGAAAAGGAAGTCAAAGGAAAAACGGAAAAAGAGCTGTTGCTTCGCCTGAAAATCAATGACAAGTATTCATTTTTGAATATTTCCTCCAAATTTCAGAGCGAGCCGGAATGGGACGAACTGCTTGCCTTTGGCAGTGGTTGGGCAGCCGTTCGCAAAGGCGACAAATGGGGCTTTATCAACGAAGAAGGAAAGAATAAAATCAGTTGTCAGTATGAGGCTACCTTAGGTTTTCGGCAAGGGGGGGCGCCTGTTCGCAAAAACGGCAAATGGGGCATTATCAATGCGGATAAAAAAGAAGTATTTGCCCTGCAAGCCGACCAAATGGAGTTTCTGGTACAGCCCGAAAGCAAGCGCCGCCACAGCGATTACGTACTGTCGTTGGTCAAGATAGAACGCAACGGAAAAACAGGCGTTATTGATACGCAAGGCCGCCCGATTATCCCTTGCGAATACGATTCGCTGGAATACGTTCCGCGCACAGGAGGGTTCAAAGTTACCAAAGACGGCAAAGAGCAGTTCGTCGCTCTCCCCGATGCACCTGCCAAAAAATAA
- a CDS encoding SDR family oxidoreductase, which translates to MSNWTLQHKKALITGGTKGIGKAVAEEFLQLGADVLFTARHTDQVAAMEAEWKARYPQALVKGMVADVSSEADRQKVHDWIAENWQKLDVLVNNAGINIRKKTPEYSREEYEKILSVNMLAPYEWARLLYPLLKQSGRASIVNVASVAGSNLDIGTGSPYAMSKAALIQQTRSLAVEWAKEGIRANVVSPWYTATPLAAPVLQNKERMAHILSRTPMGRIAQPEEMAAAIAFLAMDKSSYITGQNIIADGGLSISGL; encoded by the coding sequence ATGTCAAACTGGACACTCCAACACAAAAAAGCACTGATTACAGGCGGAACGAAGGGCATCGGTAAAGCTGTTGCGGAAGAATTTTTGCAATTAGGCGCAGATGTGCTCTTTACTGCCCGCCATACGGACCAAGTGGCGGCAATGGAAGCCGAATGGAAAGCCCGCTATCCACAGGCACTGGTGAAAGGCATGGTTGCCGATGTCAGCAGCGAAGCCGACCGCCAAAAAGTGCATGACTGGATTGCCGAGAATTGGCAAAAGTTAGATGTGCTGGTTAATAACGCAGGCATCAACATCCGCAAAAAAACACCTGAATACAGCCGCGAAGAATATGAAAAGATACTGTCGGTCAATATGTTAGCGCCTTATGAATGGGCGCGTTTGTTGTATCCGCTGCTGAAGCAATCGGGCAGGGCTTCCATCGTCAATGTAGCATCTGTGGCAGGGAGCAATCTGGACATAGGCACAGGTTCGCCCTATGCAATGTCCAAAGCAGCACTCATTCAGCAAACGCGCAGCCTTGCCGTAGAATGGGCAAAAGAAGGCATCCGCGCCAATGTGGTTTCGCCATGGTACACGGCTACGCCACTGGCGGCACCCGTGTTGCAAAATAAAGAGCGAATGGCACATATCCTGAGCCGCACGCCGATGGGGCGCATTGCGCAGCCCGAAGAAATGGCGGCAGCCATAGCGTTTTTGGCGATGGACAAATCATCTTACATCACCGGACAAAATATCATTGCCGACGGGGGACTGAGCATCAGCGGCTTGTAA
- a CDS encoding PP2C family protein-serine/threonine phosphatase: MENASAELRLQMKEMQLNALFETIQAINENASEEQLFRIYKLTLQASHYIKKLALYVHDEGKWECKAQYGTMADFTQQHLPDAIRNIRDAGNLHAEDALFATFNYVLPVRHKDVVLAYVLIDTTKDIQDLNFLATLSNIIIVAIENKKLARRQAQQETFQRQLNIAKDVQSLLFPKKLPYNERLQIVASYQPHHSVGGDYYDYIPMGDDKFMVCIADVSGKGVPAAILMSNFQAALRILVREGKPLAYVIDTLNRLILENSQGENYITAFFMEYDFRKQTLTYVNAGHNPPFLFLENGHVEHLEEGTTILGGFKKLPFLNITTRSGLTNFLLFCFTDGFIETYNDQGEPFGVEQLADFVKANKHLDRKQLHNELLKLLNQFRGEQAYVDDITLLSCSVAAGASAGH; encoded by the coding sequence ATGGAGAACGCATCGGCTGAACTCAGGCTGCAAATGAAAGAGATGCAACTCAATGCACTTTTTGAGACCATTCAGGCAATCAACGAGAATGCGTCGGAAGAGCAGTTGTTCCGTATCTATAAACTTACGTTGCAGGCAAGTCATTACATTAAGAAACTTGCCTTATACGTGCATGACGAGGGCAAATGGGAATGTAAGGCACAGTATGGCACCATGGCAGACTTTACGCAGCAGCACTTGCCCGATGCCATCCGCAACATTCGCGATGCAGGCAATCTGCACGCAGAAGATGCGCTTTTTGCAACGTTTAACTATGTATTGCCGGTGCGCCACAAAGACGTAGTATTGGCCTATGTGCTGATAGATACGACAAAAGATATTCAAGATTTGAATTTTTTAGCCACCCTGAGCAATATTATCATCGTAGCTATTGAAAATAAAAAACTGGCACGCAGGCAGGCTCAACAGGAGACATTTCAACGGCAACTGAACATAGCCAAAGACGTACAGAGTTTATTGTTTCCCAAAAAGTTGCCCTACAACGAACGCTTGCAGATTGTGGCGAGTTATCAGCCGCACCACAGCGTAGGCGGCGATTATTACGACTATATCCCGATGGGAGACGATAAGTTTATGGTCTGTATTGCCGATGTTTCGGGAAAAGGTGTGCCTGCGGCTATTCTGATGTCTAATTTTCAGGCGGCGCTTCGCATTCTGGTGCGGGAGGGAAAACCACTGGCCTATGTGATTGATACGCTCAACCGTTTGATTCTGGAAAACTCGCAGGGCGAAAATTACATCACGGCCTTTTTTATGGAGTATGATTTTCGCAAACAGACCCTCACGTATGTTAATGCGGGGCATAACCCGCCCTTTCTTTTCTTGGAAAACGGCCACGTTGAGCATCTGGAAGAAGGCACGACCATTCTGGGCGGCTTCAAAAAGCTGCCATTTTTGAATATTACTACCCGAAGCGGTTTGACAAACTTCCTGCTTTTCTGCTTTACGGATGGTTTTATTGAAACCTATAACGACCAAGGCGAACCTTTTGGCGTAGAGCAGTTAGCCGATTTTGTTAAGGCGAATAAGCATTTAGACCGCAAACAACTGCACAATGAACTGCTGAAACTCCTGAATCAGTTCAGGGGTGAGCAGGCTTACGTGGATGACATTACTTTGCTCTCTTGCTCAGTTGCTGCCGGGGCATCAGCAGGCCATTGA